In the genome of Raphanus sativus cultivar WK10039 chromosome 9, ASM80110v3, whole genome shotgun sequence, the window attaATTGTAATAATACTTAATTCTTGTAAGCACAAGTACAAAATCATATTAATCTGAAAGATTTCACTTGACATGATACTTTTACCCCCAATAAGTTTCCTCGGAATgtataataacatatatttttgagtAAAGTTGGAAGTATATCTTCATACTAGACTACTAGTCAAGAAAAATTGAAGACTTTGACTTTATATAACGATCCCATCGTGATTGCCGATGATTAATTTTATCTCTATCCGATTAAGAATCGTACACATTGGCATCTATATACACCATACACGTAAAACGTACGTGTATGGTCTTATGTTCTTATATAAATACACGAGGCAGTAACAACGGTGGAGAAATATATCACACAACAAAGCGTTGAGAGAAATAAGAAGAGGAGAGAAAAAAACAGCGATAAAGCCGAAGAAACATCAAAAGAGAGGAAcacaaattcatttttttttagtttcaaaaaaagaaaatctttgAATTTTATGGCAACCCGTCTCCTCCGAACAAACTTTATCCGGCGACCTCACTGTTTCTCCTCTTTACGACCGGTGGGTCCTCCCACCGTGACGGCTTCAACAGCCGCTGTCCCGGAGATTCTCTCCTTCGGACAACAAGCACCAGAGCCACCTCTCCACCACCCCAAACCTAACCAAACCCACCATGACATCGATCTCTCCGACCAAGCCCGTCTCTTCGCCTCTGTCCCCACCCCTGATCTCCTCCGTTCCACCGCCGTGCTCCATGCGGCGTCGATAGGTCCAATGGTGGATGTGGGAGCGTGGGTCATGAGCTCTAAGCTCATGGACAACGCTTTGACACGTGGCATGGTCCTTGGCCTTGTGAGAGGTACGTTTTATGACCATTTCTGCGCCGGTGAAGACGCCGGCGCCGCCGCGGAACGTGTGAGGAGCGTTTACGAGGCAACGGGTCTTAAAGGTATGCTTGTGTACGGCGTTGAACACGCCGATGACGCTGCCTCTTGTGATGATAACATGCAACATTTCCTTCGAACTATTGAAGCTGCCAAGTCCTTACCAACATCCCACGTAAGCAAATCTAAACTCcaagttattttatattccggaataaacatttttaaaatcatatcagAACGGACAATCACTgatattttgaatcttttttttttgctaaattgaatttattgatttcataactattttctttatattttatgtaattctCAAATGTGGACAACTTATTTCGACAGCCAAATCTCCGTACGCTGACAAAGTGCACTTGCATAGATCCATAACCTTTGATAATTAGCAAGTACATAGCCAACTTTGCCTTTTCACTTATGAAAATGACTTTGCTTctaatttatttactttctaACGGTAAAAAATTCAAAGCATACGTCATTATCGGACTAGATTTATATGCACGAGGTCCTCGTTGGAGCTTGAAAATCTGACCTTGTTGGTGGACTAGAACTTTCGGAAGTAAACTAGTAAAACACACTTTAGGAATATTCTCcggtttatttttttgtgatcaAGATTCGGTTTGTTCCGGTTTATCTATTATCTTTGGTTATAGAGTGACACGTTATTTTTCTCTTTGACCTAACAGTTTAGCTCAGTGGTCGTGAAAATAACTGCGATTTGCCCCATTAGTCTTCTAAAACGTGTGAGTGATTTGCTTCGGTGGGAACACAAGAATAAGAACTTCAAACTCTCATGGAAGCTCAAATCGTTTACGGTATTCTCGGATTCAAGTCCTCTCTACCACACAAACTCAGAACCGGAACCGTTAACCGCCGAAGAAGAACGTGAGCTCGAAGCAGCTCACCTAAGGATCCAAGACATCTGTCGGAAATGCCAAGAGTCCAATGTACCTTTGCTGATTGATGCGGAAGACACAATCCTCCAACCGGCGATCGACTACATGGCTTACTCATCTGCTATCATGTTCAACGGGGACAAGGACAGACCGATCGTTTACAACACGATTCAGGCGTACTTGAGAGACGCAGGCGAGAGGTTGCATTTGGTTGTACAAGAAGCCGAGAAAGAAAGTGTTCCTATGGGGTTTAAGTTGGTGAGAGGCGCTTACATGTGTAGCGAAGGTAAATTGGCAGATTCCTTGGGACACAAGTCACCAGTTCACGACACACTTCTGGACACGCATGCTTGCTACAATGACTGCATGACCTTCCTAATGGAGAAGGCGTCGAACGGATCGGGTTTCGGTGTCGTTCTTGCAACACATAACGCTGATTCGGGTAAGCCACTGGATTACAATTTAAACCTAGTATCTAATTTTGGGGGATCATAATTAACATTCCTATGTTTATTTTAGTGAAAATGTTTTGATAATTTGCGGACCATGCGACTTATTTATAATAActatttaaattctttttagtGAAATTGATTGTTTATTGGAGAATTCTGAATTTTAGGGAGACTTGCATCAAGGAAGGCGAGTGAGCTCAATATCAATAAAAAGAACGGGACGATAGAGTTTGCGCAACTATACGGTATGTCGGATGCATTGTCCTTCGGTTTAAAGAGAGCCGGGTTCAATGTCAGCAAGTACATGCCTTTTGGACCGGTAGAAACCGCTATACCGTATCTTGTCAGACGTGCTTATGAGAACCGGGGAATGATGGCCAGTGGAGCCCTTGACCGTCAACTCTTGaggtaaaatattttatcatatagTCCGGTTAACATCGACTTTGGTCTAGTTGAACAATGTTGATATTGGTTATTGCAGGATGGAACTTAAGAGAAGACTAATGGCCGTAATTGCGTGAAGTGAGGATTTCAATTGTCGTTATGTATGGAGCCACTAGATGGAATTGGGAAATTTAGATTATAAGAGaaaattatcatataaataGGTAAGAACATTAGCCTTtcgatgccaaaaaaaaaaaaaaataggtaaGAACATTTCATGTGGCTTTGTCGTAACggttatattaaatttatcaatatgTTATTCACCAATGTATATTCAGTTCACACTTCCTTGTCAATAATAATGGAATTACCTTTTTGAATTTACTCTCTTGATTTGGTCATTTCTTTTGCTAtgaaatataagatgttttagcTCATACAATGTGATCATAAAAATTTAGGACACTTGTAAGTTACAAGTTGGGCTCAATCGATGTCAAAAGAACAAAAGTTGGGCTTAATCTAGGCTTAAATAGAAAATTATGTTGTGTATTAAATACATGTAAGATTTGATTGCCATTgatctttttttctacttttctACAAAATTGCTAACCGTTGTAAAActtgtatttcttcttattattgatgtgccaataggcatctatatatatacatgttacaaggaagagataaatggaaagatcatatttccaataggaaataggaaatacatggaaatagtaATATCTTAATACAAATAtgctaatacataaatatggtaaagtctaagtcttcctttcttcctCATGCGTCTGGTCCGGTTCGGTATTGTCTGTCCGGTACGTCCGCCCGGTACTGTCCGGTACGGTTCGGTTATGTCCGTCCatccaatggtttataacactcccccttggacgCCATAACCGTTTCAGAGTTCATAGTGTGCttcatgttgcctcattaaaaccttaccaggaaaacccagtgggacaaaaccttggtgaaggaaaaagagtacaacacacactactccccctgatgaatgcatcactgaagatGTCCGTGTAAGGACTTGTAAATATTGATTCAGTGAGCTTGGAGTGTCTGTGTTTCTTTCTCTTAGAATTTCGCAGAAGAACACTTGGACGTACTGTGCCTTATGTCGTCCAACTTATAATATGGTCGACcattatggtccttgaccaaaaaCGTATGTCTCCTAGACTACTAACCACTTTACTTGGTTGGATCTCATCCATAAGTGTTTATGGATCGTCCTATAGTATGACCTGGTCGTTTATGGACAATGAGATATTTCTCTTAAGTACTATCGAAAATGTACTGAACTGGTCGATCCATATTGTGTCATAGACCTTGTCTATACACGTCCATAATTTTCTCATGAGTGTCTTAGATCATGACTTGATCAGTGATCGTTACTACAATGAGTTTTACATACTCATTAGACTTTGGTTCTATAACCAAGTACACTCATCGGACCTTATTCTTGGCAATCAATCTTTCTTGCCATATGTACTATCCATACTGATAGTTGATACCTCAAAAGTCATACCACGTTTTGGATGAACAAAATTAGTCATCTCTCATGGATGATTCGGCCGGAAAGAAGCCGGACATAGTCTTTGATTTGGTATGGTCTTTGGCGTGAACCATAATGGTTCTCTTCGCTTTTTGCTGTGACCATCTTATATCTTACTTAGGGCGTGCTGATCTCATACACATACCCACGACTATGGTCTCTGCTATGAGTTATTGCAGTCCTTATATACATAGTCTTAAGAATCAATCTTgtttatacacacacacaaccTTTGATGGATGTCTAAGATGTTGTTGGTGTGTTGCTATCAAGCCTTTGCCGTAGACCATTGGGTCATAGACCACGACCAATCACATGGTGATTGGTACTTCTCTCATACGGCTATATCTGTATATGCAGTCCCATGTCCTTAGTTCGTATGGACCTTTGCTAGGCGTGCTTATGGACTGCTACATGATAGCTGATCTTTTGAGATCTAGA includes:
- the LOC108827282 gene encoding proline dehydrogenase 1, mitochondrial → MATRLLRTNFIRRPHCFSSLRPVGPPTVTASTAAVPEILSFGQQAPEPPLHHPKPNQTHHDIDLSDQARLFASVPTPDLLRSTAVLHAASIGPMVDVGAWVMSSKLMDNALTRGMVLGLVRGTFYDHFCAGEDAGAAAERVRSVYEATGLKGMLVYGVEHADDAASCDDNMQHFLRTIEAAKSLPTSHFSSVVVKITAICPISLLKRVSDLLRWEHKNKNFKLSWKLKSFTVFSDSSPLYHTNSEPEPLTAEEERELEAAHLRIQDICRKCQESNVPLLIDAEDTILQPAIDYMAYSSAIMFNGDKDRPIVYNTIQAYLRDAGERLHLVVQEAEKESVPMGFKLVRGAYMCSEGKLADSLGHKSPVHDTLLDTHACYNDCMTFLMEKASNGSGFGVVLATHNADSGRLASRKASELNINKKNGTIEFAQLYGMSDALSFGLKRAGFNVSKYMPFGPVETAIPYLVRRAYENRGMMASGALDRQLLRMELKRRLMAVIA